The following proteins are co-located in the Cetobacterium sp. NK01 genome:
- the recQ gene encoding DNA helicase RecQ gives MNKFQTQENLILKKYFGYDEFRNGQHEIIKNILEKKNTLAIMPTGGGKSICFQVPALIFEGVTIVISPLISLMKDQVDALNENGISSVFINSSLSNSQCEIIYNALLFSKYKIIYIAPERLENPRFLSVIKNINISQIAIDEAHCISQWGHDFRVSYKNIKNFLQTLDSNPVISAFTATATPEVTQDILESLNINAEIFRNGFKRDNLKFSVLKNIDNFKFIEKFIDEHPDESGIIYVSTRKECEKICEYLSKKRDIAKYHAGLSDNERMKNQEDFLLDRCKIIVATNAFGMGIDKSNVRWVIHNNLPKDIESYYQEAGRAGRDGLISSCILLYSPKDIIVQKLFIENENLSPEIAKIRYSKLSAMENYTRTNSCLVEYIVNYFEDKPLDENCGMCGNCENKGEIIDITIEAQKIISCVGRLNNKYGAKLILDILKGSNNARIRENRLNEQSTYGCLKDKSSIYIKTIMDYLIGNNFIESTEGKYPLLKLKESAYTFIKSKETLSMKTLNDDNGSVMKKEKANDKKTSLPLIPGGEQLFNLLSEYRSKTARDNHVPSYIIFSDKTIIDICNYKPKEKDELLKISGIGEAKFEKYGNDILSIVNNYIKG, from the coding sequence ATGAATAAATTCCAAACACAAGAAAATTTAATTCTAAAAAAATACTTTGGATATGATGAGTTTAGAAATGGTCAGCATGAAATAATAAAAAATATTTTAGAGAAAAAAAATACTTTAGCTATTATGCCAACTGGTGGAGGAAAATCTATATGCTTTCAAGTTCCAGCGCTAATATTTGAAGGGGTTACAATTGTTATCTCTCCTTTAATATCACTTATGAAAGATCAGGTTGATGCGTTAAATGAAAATGGTATCTCTTCTGTATTTATAAATAGTAGTCTTTCAAATTCACAGTGCGAAATTATTTATAATGCTCTTCTTTTTAGTAAATACAAAATAATTTATATTGCTCCTGAAAGACTTGAAAACCCAAGATTTTTATCAGTTATAAAAAATATTAATATATCACAAATCGCCATTGACGAGGCTCATTGTATATCTCAATGGGGACATGATTTTAGAGTTAGTTACAAAAATATTAAAAATTTTTTACAAACTTTAGATAGCAATCCTGTTATATCTGCTTTTACTGCTACTGCTACTCCTGAAGTTACTCAAGATATCTTAGAGAGCTTAAATATTAATGCAGAGATCTTTAGAAATGGGTTTAAAAGAGATAATCTAAAGTTTTCTGTTTTAAAAAATATAGATAACTTTAAGTTTATAGAAAAATTTATTGATGAGCATCCAGATGAAAGTGGAATAATATATGTTTCAACTAGAAAAGAGTGTGAAAAAATTTGTGAATATCTTTCAAAGAAAAGAGATATAGCAAAGTATCATGCAGGACTTTCAGATAATGAAAGAATGAAAAATCAAGAGGATTTTCTTTTAGATAGATGTAAAATAATAGTAGCTACTAACGCTTTTGGAATGGGAATAGACAAATCTAATGTGAGATGGGTAATTCATAATAATCTACCAAAAGATATTGAAAGTTATTATCAAGAGGCAGGAAGAGCAGGAAGAGACGGTCTTATTTCAAGTTGTATTTTGTTATACAGTCCAAAAGATATTATTGTTCAAAAATTATTTATTGAAAATGAAAATTTATCTCCAGAAATAGCTAAAATTAGATACAGTAAACTTTCCGCTATGGAAAATTATACTCGAACTAATAGTTGTCTTGTAGAATATATTGTAAATTATTTTGAAGATAAACCTTTAGATGAAAATTGTGGAATGTGTGGAAATTGTGAAAATAAAGGCGAAATTATTGATATAACTATTGAAGCTCAAAAAATTATTTCATGTGTTGGAAGATTAAATAATAAATATGGCGCAAAGTTAATTTTAGACATTCTAAAAGGTTCTAACAATGCAAGAATTAGAGAGAATCGTTTAAACGAACAATCAACATATGGTTGCTTAAAAGATAAGTCTTCTATCTATATCAAAACAATTATGGATTACCTTATAGGAAATAATTTTATAGAAAGTACTGAAGGCAAGTACCCACTTTTAAAATTAAAAGAGAGTGCTTATACTTTTATAAAATCTAAAGAAACTTTATCTATGAAGACTTTAAATGATGATAATGGTTCTGTTATGAAAAAAGAAAAAGCTAATGATAAAAAAACATCTCTACCTCTTATACCTGGTGGAGAACAATTATTTAACCTTTTATCAGAATATAGAAGCAAGACTGCTCGTGATAATCATGTTCCATCTTATATAATTTTCTCTGATAAAACTATAATTGATATTTGTAATTATAAACCAAAGGAAAAAGATGAACTTCTAAAAATAAGCGGAATTGGTGAAGCTAAATTTGAAAAGTATGGTAATGATATCCTTTCTATTGTAAATAACTATATCAAGGGATAA
- a CDS encoding formate/nitrite transporter family protein produces MFFEAVEKVANAGVSKSNFLKNSFGKYFVLSTFAGFFVGLGILLIFSIGGLAAPVIGPLGARTLMGACFGVALSLVIMCGSELFTGNNFVMTVSTLSKKTTWADTIKLWVVCYFGNLAGSILCGYLFSLTNLTVHFVPGAESVGKFMGTIATLKATAPFWDLFYRGILCNILVCLAVWCSIKMTSESGKLIMIWWCLFTFITVGLEHSIANMTLFSALMFKEPQFFMGMVVNLIPVSLGNLLGGVVLGAAYYYVSKKD; encoded by the coding sequence ATGTTTTTTGAGGCAGTTGAAAAAGTTGCAAATGCAGGAGTTAGTAAATCTAATTTTTTGAAGAATAGTTTTGGAAAATACTTTGTATTATCAACTTTTGCTGGATTTTTTGTTGGATTAGGAATTTTATTAATATTTTCTATTGGTGGATTAGCAGCACCAGTTATTGGACCTTTAGGTGCTAGAACACTTATGGGAGCTTGCTTTGGTGTAGCACTGAGTTTAGTTATTATGTGTGGAAGTGAACTTTTTACTGGAAATAACTTTGTTATGACTGTATCAACACTGTCAAAGAAAACAACTTGGGCTGATACGATCAAACTTTGGGTGGTATGTTATTTTGGAAACTTAGCTGGATCAATTTTGTGTGGATATCTATTCTCTTTAACAAATTTAACAGTTCATTTTGTTCCAGGAGCTGAAAGTGTTGGGAAATTTATGGGAACTATTGCTACTTTAAAAGCAACAGCGCCTTTTTGGGATCTATTTTATAGAGGAATACTTTGTAATATACTTGTTTGCTTAGCAGTTTGGTGTTCTATAAAAATGACATCTGAATCTGGAAAATTAATAATGATTTGGTGGTGTTTATTTACATTTATAACAGTTGGATTAGAGCATAGTATTGCAAACATGACTTTGTTCTCAGCATTGATGTTTAAAGAGCCTCAGTTCTTTATGGGAATGGTTGTAAACTTGATTCCAGTATCTTTAGGAAACTTACTTGGAGGAGTTGTACTTGGAGCAGCTTATTATTATGTTTCTAAAAAAGACTAA
- a CDS encoding ABC transporter substrate-binding protein encodes MRRVHIFLFYLFTISILAFSATINIVQEGDPRTFDPHFGNDGFSLRINRLLYSRLLEKNSNMETVFGVAKSYKFIDNKTIDFTLKDNVFFQNGDKLTSEDVKFSFDRMKKSPRIAGVLPPIKEIIIKDDYHFQMILEKPFSGIIDQLTHPALSIVSKNYLTKDSGILVEKPMGSGKYILDSWTPGEGVVLKRFENYFDTKPYYEKIDIKTIPLATNRTIALETGEADIAFSLPPQDEKTVTNNPNLKFISKPSYSYTYMGLNLKKDIFKNPDIRKGINLAIDKETILEVVLNGEGEIANSPVAKGVKGYNPNLKNLGYDKEEASKLLAPLKNKTLTLATMSSNLDIQTAEIIAGYLNDLGIEVQITVLEPSIYWVKTNNGEFDMFIGSWGSVTGDSDYALYPTHHSSAFGAPGNRTFFSDEKVDKLLEQARETLDKNKREEIYQQIQEIIVDNNSEVMLFYRDLNGALNKKVQGFEMYPIPIHDYSLGTIH; translated from the coding sequence TGATCCTCATTTTGGAAATGATGGTTTCTCCTTAAGAATAAATCGTTTATTGTATTCTCGACTTTTAGAAAAAAATTCAAATATGGAAACTGTTTTTGGAGTAGCTAAAAGTTATAAGTTTATAGATAATAAAACTATTGATTTCACTTTAAAAGATAATGTATTTTTTCAAAATGGGGATAAGTTAACTTCTGAAGATGTAAAGTTTTCTTTTGACAGAATGAAAAAATCGCCTAGAATTGCAGGAGTTTTACCTCCAATAAAAGAGATAATTATAAAAGATGACTATCATTTTCAAATGATTTTAGAAAAACCATTTTCAGGAATAATAGATCAACTTACTCATCCTGCGCTAAGCATTGTGAGCAAAAATTATCTAACTAAAGATTCTGGAATTTTAGTAGAAAAACCTATGGGTAGTGGAAAATATATTTTAGATAGTTGGACTCCAGGTGAAGGAGTAGTTTTAAAAAGATTTGAAAATTATTTTGATACAAAACCATACTATGAAAAAATTGATATAAAAACAATACCTTTAGCTACTAATAGAACTATAGCTTTAGAAACTGGTGAGGCAGATATAGCGTTCTCATTACCACCTCAAGATGAGAAAACTGTTACAAATAATCCAAATTTAAAATTTATTTCAAAACCATCATATTCTTATACTTATATGGGGTTGAATTTGAAAAAAGATATATTTAAAAATCCAGATATAAGAAAAGGGATAAACTTAGCTATTGATAAAGAAACTATTTTAGAGGTAGTTTTAAACGGAGAGGGAGAGATTGCAAACTCCCCTGTTGCAAAAGGAGTAAAAGGATATAATCCAAATTTAAAAAATCTAGGTTATGATAAAGAAGAAGCTTCAAAACTTTTGGCACCTTTAAAAAATAAAACTTTAACTTTAGCTACAATGAGTAGTAATTTAGATATTCAAACAGCAGAAATTATAGCTGGATATTTAAATGACCTCGGAATAGAAGTACAAATAACTGTACTAGAACCAAGTATATACTGGGTTAAAACTAATAATGGTGAATTTGATATGTTTATAGGTTCTTGGGGAAGTGTTACTGGAGATTCTGATTATGCTCTTTATCCAACTCATCATTCAAGCGCTTTTGGAGCTCCAGGAAATCGTACATTTTTTAGTGATGAAAAAGTAGATAAGCTTTTAGAGCAGGCTAGAGAAACTTTAGATAAAAATAAAAGAGAAGAAATATATCAACAAATTCAAGAGATTATTGTAGATAATAATAGCGAAGTAATGCTGTTTTATAGAGATTTAAATGGTGCACTTAATAAAAAGGTTCAAGGATTTGAAATGTATCCAATCCCTATACATGATTACTCATTAGGAACTATTCATTAG